The Cydia amplana chromosome 21, ilCydAmpl1.1, whole genome shotgun sequence genome includes a window with the following:
- the LOC134658002 gene encoding uncharacterized protein LOC134658002: MDLSMGEMDVCDDEQLDTKKCYKCGYELLDNLNVVYNSSNSIFIFWNKYQLFLYEYMNFKEATRIFTPEFRVHQIIISNNYLICLDCRGNVHVTSLKFKNTQKRLKTSFLPRERNILGFVECGECVVSLKAESDTYFLCLNRIDSDFQTKRKIPICYTGETGLPHKTSQDKCLLTVSKVTSPDEWIKQLFSNNLIAKDTNVVIMSFDRMNVFACLLSSNMVQDVIQLIKLYSCPSEVCDIQVVQLEELNVIIVLKSGTILKLPLQTTTQMVVPIHLNTAVNKFMLLKDTLIYTDGLSMWKTENTFSKITFKQYFLRQVKDFVRVGDQLICTTFSKLIYVIPDDNLSYLVPESEHCPAEKLLNNSEYLYRLLEEVDKNNELIKKLNEEGNYITALALSNRQDLMDSVLKNTITVYEHYEDAVKENPDLTITEDLEEYFKAESVYFLIKMKIIQMEHLVNQVISQLFKNSKIHMSLFSEDKLLKTNSLNVLDSFYRINVLIPLDYQAMTNVSVIKVHIKIVTYLPGAFDSKEPIWTTLYLKEIILNSEHFIKTDLISSRPRSFREPQETIDDMIAKTASNQHGNLFKFTDTKNISDSVFSMYVKLPVNYAEIFQNQELLSSLNARKAEYLSKQLSSEEFLKSNSNLTFEIGRQKLDVEIVTDDTAVLKVSCADVSKVLGVRNFFADLLYGDYKTTGPEIQFTDYAFYTNVENLQKTIKSSMENPHSDHLQDLAEQLQKIIGNLPI, translated from the exons ATGGATTTAAGCATGGGTGAAATGGACGTCTGTGATGATGAACAATTAGATACGAAGAAATGCTACAAATGTGGCTACGAATTATTGGACAATTTAAACGTAGTGTACAACTCGTCAAATTCAATCTTCATCTTCTGGAATAAGTACCAGTTATTTCTATACGAATATATGAATTTTAAAGAAGCTACAAGAATATTCACTCCAGAGTTTAGAGTACATCAGATTATAATATcgaataattacttaatttgcCTAGACTGTCGTGGAAATGTGCACGTAACTTCGCTTAAAttcaaaaatacacagaaacgTTTAAAGACGAGTTTTTTACCGCGAGAACGGAATATTTTAGGCTTCGTTGAATGTGGTGAATGCGTAGTGAGTTTGAAGGCAGAATCAGACACTTATTTCCTATGTTTAAATAGAATCGACAGTGATTTCCAAACAAAAAGAAAGATTCCAATTTGTTATACCGGTGAGACTGGGCTACCACATAAAACTAGTCAAGATAAATGCTTACTAACTGTTTCCAAGGTTACTAGCCCTGATGAATGGATAAAACAACTGTTCAGTAATAATCTTATAGCAAAGGATACAAATGTTGTAATTATGTCCTTTGACAGAATGAATGTGTTTGCCTGTTTACTCAGTTCTAACATGGTGCAAGATGTCATTCAGTTGATCAAGCTTTACTCATGTCCATCGGAAGTATGTGATATCCAAGTCGTACAGTTGGAAGAACTTAATGTGATAATAGTTCTCAAGTCTGGAACTATTTTAAAGCTCCCGCTTCAGACAACAACACAAATGGTTGTGCCAATCCATTTAAACACTGCAGTTAACAAGTTTATGTTACTTAAAGATACACTGATATATACGGATGGTCTATCTATGTGGAAAACCGAAAACACTTTTTCGAAAATAACTTTCAAACAATATTTCCTCCGGCAGGTCAAGGACTTTGTCCGGGTCGGAGACCAATTAATCTGCACCACATTTTCGAAGCTCATATACGTGATACCAGATGACAACTTAAGTTATCTAGTACCAGAATCGGAGCACTGTCCAGCGGAGAAATTATTAAACAATTCTGAATACCTGTACAGATTGTTAGAAGAAGTTGATAAAAACAATGAATTGATCAAGAAACTCAATGAGGAAGGGAACTACATCACAGCATTGGCCTTATCTAATAGACAAGATTTAATGGACAGCGTTTTGAAAAACACAATCACTGTCTACGAGCATTACGAGGATGCTGTTAAAGAAAATCCAGATTTAACAATAACTGAGGACTTAGAAGAGTATTTCAAAGCAGAATcagtttattttctaataaaaatgaaaataattcaaATGGAGCATTTAGTAAATCAAGTTATATCACAACTGTTTAAAAATTCCAAGATACACATGTCACTGTTTTCTGAAGACAAGCTGTTGAAGACTAACAGCCTCAATGTATTGGACTCATTTTATAGAATAAATGTGCTAATACCGCTAGATTACCAAGCTATGACAAACGTCTCAGTCATTAAAGTACATATCAAAATAGTCACCTATCTGCCAGGGGCTTTTGATTCTAAAGAACCTATTTGGACAACACTGTACTTAaaagaaattattttaaactcGGAACACTTTATAAAAACAGATTTAATTTCAAGCAGACCGAGAAGTTTCAGGGAACCTCAAGAAACAATTGATGACATGATTGCAAAAACTGCCAGCAATCAACATGGGAATCTTTTTAAATTCAccgatacaaaaaatatatcagatTCCGTATTTTCCATGTACGTTAAACTACCAGTAAATTATGCTGAAATATTTCAAAACCAGGAACTACTCAGTAGTTTGAATGCAAGAAAAGCGGAGTATCTTTCAAAACAACTTTCTTCAGAGGAGTTTTTGAAATCGAACAGTAACCTAACTTTTGAAATTGGAAGACAGAAGCTGGACGTTGAGATAGTAACAGACGATACCGCAGTACTAAAAGTGTCCTGTGCTGATGTAAGCAAGGTGTTGGGTGTGCGAAACTTCTTTGCTGATTTACTTTATGGAGATTACAAGACAACTGGACCTGAAATTCAGTTTACAGATTATGCTTTTTATACCAATGTTgag aatttgCAAAAAACCATCAAAAGCAGCATGGAGAATCCACACTCAGATCATCTTCAAGATTTAGCTGAACAGTTACAGAAGATAATAGGGAATTTGCCaatttga